From Klebsiella electrica, the proteins below share one genomic window:
- the tkt gene encoding transketolase gives MSRRELANAIRALSMDAVQKANSGHPGAPMGMADIAEVLWNDFLKHNPVNPHWYDRDRFVLSNGHASMLLYSLLHLTGYDLPLAELKNFRQLHSKTPGHPEHGYTPGVETTTGPLGQGLANAVGMAIAERTLAAQFNRPGHDIVDHYTWVFMGDGCLMEGISHEASSLAGTLGLGKLIGFYDHNGISIDGKTDGWFTDDTAARFRAYHWHVIGDIDGHDPQAVKQAILEAQSVTDKPSLIICRTVIGFGSPNKAGSEESHGAALGEKEVALTREKLGWKYPPFEIPKEIYQQWDARPRGEQAEQRWNQRFAAYQQQYPDLAAELKRRMDGALPENWGDAAHDYIAQLQAEPAKIASRKASQNALNAYGPLLPELLGGSADLAPSNLTIWSGSTSIKEDVAGNYIHYGVREFGMTAIGNGIALHGGFIPYTSTFLMFVEYARNAARMAALMKARQIMVYTHDSIGLGEDGPTHQAVEQLASLRLTPNFSTWRPCDQVETAVAWQAAIERQTGPTALILSRQNLAQMARTPQQVQDIARGGYVLKDAGGKPDLILIATGSEVEITVLAAEKLLAKGVNVRVVSLPSTDVFDAQDEAYRESVLPANVSARIAVEAGIADYWYKYVGLKGAIVGMRSYGESAPADKLFPFFGFTAEHIVSLADEICNG, from the coding sequence ATGTCCCGAAGAGAACTTGCCAACGCCATTCGCGCCCTGAGCATGGACGCCGTACAGAAAGCCAACTCCGGCCACCCCGGCGCCCCAATGGGGATGGCGGATATCGCCGAAGTCCTGTGGAATGATTTTCTTAAACACAATCCCGTGAATCCGCACTGGTACGACCGTGACCGCTTTGTACTCTCTAACGGTCATGCGTCGATGCTGCTGTATAGCCTGCTGCATCTGACCGGCTACGATCTGCCGCTGGCCGAATTGAAAAACTTTCGCCAGCTCCATTCGAAAACGCCCGGCCACCCGGAGCACGGCTATACTCCCGGCGTCGAGACTACCACCGGCCCGCTTGGTCAGGGGCTGGCTAACGCCGTCGGCATGGCGATTGCCGAACGCACCCTGGCGGCGCAGTTTAACCGTCCCGGCCATGACATTGTCGATCACTATACCTGGGTGTTTATGGGCGATGGCTGTCTGATGGAGGGGATTTCCCACGAAGCCAGCTCGCTGGCGGGGACGCTGGGGCTCGGCAAGCTGATCGGTTTCTACGACCATAACGGCATCTCAATCGATGGTAAAACCGACGGCTGGTTCACCGACGATACCGCCGCGCGCTTTCGGGCCTATCACTGGCACGTGATTGGCGATATTGACGGCCACGACCCGCAGGCAGTGAAACAGGCGATTCTCGAGGCGCAAAGCGTCACGGATAAACCTTCGCTGATCATCTGCCGCACCGTGATCGGCTTTGGTTCACCGAATAAAGCCGGTTCGGAAGAGTCCCACGGCGCAGCGCTGGGGGAAAAAGAGGTCGCCTTGACCCGCGAGAAGCTAGGCTGGAAATATCCGCCGTTCGAGATCCCCAAAGAGATTTATCAGCAATGGGACGCCCGGCCGCGCGGCGAGCAGGCAGAACAGAGGTGGAATCAGCGGTTCGCCGCTTATCAGCAGCAGTATCCTGACCTGGCGGCGGAACTGAAACGCAGAATGGACGGCGCGCTGCCGGAGAACTGGGGCGATGCGGCGCACGATTACATCGCGCAACTGCAGGCCGAACCGGCGAAAATTGCCAGCCGTAAAGCGTCGCAAAATGCCCTGAACGCCTATGGCCCGCTTCTGCCGGAGCTGCTGGGCGGATCGGCGGATCTGGCGCCGAGCAACCTCACCATCTGGTCCGGTTCAACATCCATTAAAGAGGACGTCGCGGGCAACTATATTCATTATGGCGTGCGCGAGTTCGGCATGACGGCGATCGGCAACGGCATTGCCCTGCACGGCGGTTTTATCCCCTATACGTCCACCTTCCTGATGTTTGTCGAATATGCGCGTAACGCGGCGCGCATGGCGGCGCTGATGAAGGCCAGACAGATAATGGTCTATACCCATGACTCGATTGGGCTAGGGGAAGATGGCCCCACTCATCAGGCGGTCGAACAGCTGGCCAGCCTGCGGCTGACGCCGAACTTCAGTACCTGGCGCCCCTGCGATCAGGTCGAAACGGCGGTCGCGTGGCAGGCGGCGATTGAACGACAAACCGGTCCCACCGCGCTGATTCTGTCGCGGCAAAATCTGGCGCAAATGGCGCGGACGCCGCAACAGGTGCAGGACATTGCCCGCGGCGGCTACGTGCTGAAAGATGCGGGGGGTAAACCGGATTTAATCCTGATAGCCACCGGTTCCGAAGTGGAGATAACCGTGCTGGCGGCGGAAAAACTGCTCGCCAAAGGGGTTAACGTGCGGGTTGTCTCTCTGCCCTCAACCGATGTTTTCGATGCGCAAGATGAGGCATATCGGGAGTCGGTTCTTCCGGCTAACGTCAGCGCCAGAATTGCCGTTGAGGCCGGTATCGCCGACTACTGGTATAAATATGTCGGGCTGAAGGGCGCCATCGTGGGCATGAGAAGCTACGGTGAATCGGCGCCAGCGGATAAACTCTTCCCGTTCTTTGGCTTCACCGCCGAGCATATCGTCAGTCTTGCGGATGAAATATGTAACGGGTAA
- the maeB gene encoding NADP-dependent oxaloacetate-decarboxylating malate dehydrogenase, whose amino-acid sequence MDEQLKQSALDFHEFPVPGKIQVVPTKPLATQRDLALAYSPGVAAPCLEIEKDPLAAYKYTARGNLVAVVSNGTAVLGLGNIGALAGKPVMEGKGVLFKKFAGIDVFDIEVDELDPDKFINVVAALEPTFGGINLEDIKAPECFYIEQKLRERMNIPVFHDDQHGTAIISTAAIINGLRVVEKNLSDVRMVVSGAGAAAIACMNLLVALGMQKHNIVVCDSKGVIYKDREPHMAETKAAYAVEDDGKRTLDDVIDGADIFLGCSGPKVLTPEMVKKMARAPLILALANPEPEILPPLAKQVREDAIICTGRSDYPNQVNNVLCFPFIFRGALDVGATAINEEMKLAAVHAIAELAHAEQSEVVASAYGDQDLSFGAEYIIPKPFDPRLIVKIAPAVAKAAMDSGVATRPIADFDAYIEKLSEFVYKTNLFMKPIFSQARKEPKRVVLAEGEETRVLHATQELVSLGLAKPILIGRPSVIEMRLQKLGLQIKAGVDFEIVNNESDPRFKEYWGEYYQLMKRRGVTQEQAQRAVIANTTVIGAIMVHRGEADAMICGTIGDYHEHYGVIQPLFGYRDGVSTAGAMNALLLPSGNTFIADTYVNNDPTPEQLAEITLMAAESVRRFGIEPRVALLSHSNFGSSDCPSASKMREALERVKALAPDLMIDGEMHGDAALVESIRHERMPDSPLKGSANILVMPNMEAARISYNLLRVSSSEGVTVGPVLMGVAKPVHILTPIASVRRIVNMVALAVVEAQTQPL is encoded by the coding sequence ATGGATGAGCAGTTGAAACAAAGCGCCCTCGATTTCCATGAGTTTCCCGTCCCCGGGAAAATTCAGGTTGTCCCTACCAAGCCTCTGGCCACCCAGCGCGATCTGGCGCTGGCCTACTCGCCAGGCGTGGCGGCACCTTGTCTGGAAATTGAGAAAGATCCGCTGGCCGCCTACAAATATACCGCCCGTGGCAACCTGGTAGCCGTTGTCTCCAACGGTACCGCGGTGCTGGGGCTGGGCAATATCGGTGCGCTAGCCGGTAAGCCGGTGATGGAAGGCAAGGGCGTTTTGTTTAAAAAATTCGCCGGGATTGATGTGTTCGATATCGAAGTCGATGAGCTGGACCCGGATAAATTTATCAATGTTGTGGCGGCGCTGGAGCCCACCTTCGGCGGCATCAACCTCGAAGACATCAAAGCGCCAGAGTGTTTCTACATCGAGCAAAAGCTGCGCGAGCGCATGAACATTCCGGTGTTCCATGACGATCAGCACGGCACGGCCATTATCAGCACCGCGGCGATTATTAACGGCCTGCGAGTGGTGGAGAAAAATCTTTCCGACGTTCGGATGGTGGTATCCGGCGCGGGCGCGGCGGCGATTGCCTGTATGAATTTGCTGGTGGCGCTGGGGATGCAGAAACACAATATCGTGGTCTGCGACTCCAAAGGCGTTATCTATAAAGACCGTGAGCCCCATATGGCAGAGACCAAGGCAGCCTACGCGGTAGAAGATGACGGCAAACGCACGCTGGACGATGTGATTGACGGGGCGGATATTTTCCTCGGCTGTTCAGGCCCGAAAGTGCTGACGCCGGAGATGGTGAAAAAAATGGCCCGCGCGCCGCTGATCCTCGCGCTGGCTAACCCGGAACCGGAGATTCTGCCGCCGCTGGCGAAGCAGGTCCGCGAAGATGCCATCATCTGCACCGGGCGCTCTGACTACCCGAACCAGGTCAACAACGTGCTGTGCTTCCCGTTCATTTTCCGCGGGGCGCTGGACGTTGGCGCTACGGCGATTAACGAAGAGATGAAGCTGGCTGCGGTCCACGCGATAGCTGAACTGGCGCATGCCGAGCAGAGCGAAGTGGTCGCCTCTGCCTACGGCGATCAGGATCTGAGCTTTGGCGCGGAATATATCATTCCGAAACCGTTCGATCCGCGGCTGATCGTCAAGATCGCCCCGGCGGTCGCCAAAGCAGCGATGGACTCCGGCGTAGCCACGCGTCCGATTGCCGACTTTGACGCCTATATTGAGAAGCTCAGTGAGTTTGTCTACAAAACCAACCTGTTCATGAAGCCGATTTTCTCGCAGGCGCGCAAAGAACCTAAGCGCGTGGTGCTGGCGGAAGGCGAAGAGACGCGCGTTCTGCACGCAACCCAGGAGCTGGTGTCGCTGGGGCTGGCAAAACCGATTCTGATCGGCCGTCCGAGCGTGATTGAAATGCGCCTCCAGAAGCTGGGGCTGCAGATCAAAGCCGGTGTGGATTTTGAGATCGTCAATAATGAATCCGATCCGCGCTTTAAAGAGTACTGGGGCGAGTATTACCAGCTCATGAAACGCCGGGGCGTGACTCAGGAACAGGCGCAGAGAGCGGTGATTGCCAATACGACGGTCATTGGCGCAATCATGGTGCACCGTGGCGAGGCGGATGCCATGATCTGCGGTACCATCGGCGACTACCATGAGCATTATGGGGTCATTCAACCGCTGTTCGGCTACCGTGACGGCGTTAGTACCGCAGGGGCTATGAATGCGCTGCTGCTGCCAAGCGGCAACACCTTTATCGCCGATACCTACGTCAATAACGATCCAACGCCGGAGCAGCTGGCGGAAATCACGCTGATGGCGGCGGAAAGCGTGCGTCGTTTTGGTATTGAGCCGCGCGTGGCGCTGCTGTCGCACTCCAACTTCGGCTCTTCTGACTGCCCGTCAGCCAGTAAAATGCGCGAAGCGCTGGAGCGCGTAAAAGCGCTGGCGCCGGATCTGATGATCGATGGTGAAATGCACGGCGATGCGGCGCTGGTAGAAAGTATTCGCCATGAGCGAATGCCGGACAGCCCGCTGAAAGGCTCGGCCAACATTCTGGTGATGCCGAATATGGAGGCCGCGCGCATTAGCTATAACCTGCTGCGCGTCTCCAGTTCGGAAGGGGTGACCGTCGGACCGGTGCTGATGGGAGTGGCGAAGCCGGTACATATTCTGACGCCGATCGCTTCCGTGCGCCGCATCGTCAATATGGTCGCGCTGGCAGTGGTTGAGGCGCAGACTCAGCCGCTGTAG
- the hemF gene encoding oxygen-dependent coproporphyrinogen oxidase, which produces MKPDAQQVKRYLLQLQETICQTLSAVDGAEFVEDSWQREGGGGGRSRVLRNGGVFEQAGVNFSHVHGDAMPASATAHRPELAGRSFEAMGVSLVVHPWNPYVPTSHANVRFFIAEKPGAEPVWWFGGGFDLTPFYGFEEDAIHWHRTARDLCQPFGEEVYPRYKKWCDDYFHLKHRHEQRGIGGLFFDDLNTPDFDHAFAFMQAVGNGYTDAFLPIVERRKAMPYGERERNFQLYRRGRYVEFNLVWDRGTLFGLQTGGRTESILMSMPPLVRWEYDYQPEEGSPEAALSEFIQVREWI; this is translated from the coding sequence ATGAAGCCCGACGCGCAGCAGGTAAAACGCTATCTCCTCCAGCTCCAGGAGACCATTTGCCAGACACTGAGCGCCGTTGACGGCGCGGAATTTGTCGAAGACAGCTGGCAGCGCGAAGGCGGTGGCGGCGGTCGCAGCCGGGTTCTGCGCAATGGCGGCGTGTTTGAGCAGGCGGGCGTGAACTTCTCCCACGTTCACGGCGACGCCATGCCGGCTTCGGCAACGGCGCATCGCCCGGAACTGGCCGGCCGTAGCTTTGAGGCGATGGGCGTTTCTCTGGTGGTGCATCCGTGGAATCCCTATGTGCCGACCAGCCATGCCAACGTGCGTTTTTTCATTGCTGAAAAACCCGGCGCAGAGCCGGTGTGGTGGTTCGGTGGCGGGTTTGACCTGACGCCGTTCTACGGCTTTGAGGAGGATGCGATTCACTGGCATCGCACGGCTCGCGATCTGTGCCAGCCCTTCGGCGAAGAGGTGTACCCGCGCTATAAAAAATGGTGCGATGACTACTTTCACCTTAAACATCGCCACGAGCAGCGCGGAATTGGCGGCCTGTTTTTTGACGATTTGAATACCCCGGATTTTGACCACGCCTTCGCCTTTATGCAGGCGGTGGGTAACGGCTATACGGATGCCTTTCTGCCGATAGTTGAGCGGCGCAAAGCCATGCCATATGGCGAGCGCGAGCGGAATTTTCAGCTCTATCGCCGCGGCCGCTACGTGGAGTTCAATCTGGTGTGGGATCGCGGAACGCTGTTTGGCCTGCAGACCGGCGGGCGCACGGAGTCGATTCTGATGTCGATGCCGCCGCTGGTGCGCTGGGAGTATGACTACCAGCCGGAAGAAGGCAGCCCGGAGGCTGCCCTGAGTGAGTTTATCCAGGTCCGCGAGTGGATTTAA
- the amiA gene encoding N-acetylmuramoyl-L-alanine amidase AmiA: MSTFKPLKILASRRQVLKAGLAAMTLSGVSSQVIAKEQPLTTSNGHSKPAAKKAGAKRIVMLDPGHGGIDTGAIGHNGSKEKHVVLAIAKNVRSILRSNGIDARLTRSGDTFIPLYDRVEIAHQHGADLFMSIHADGFTNPSAAGASVFALSNRGASSAMAKYLSDRENRADEVAGKKATAKDHLLQQVLFDLVQTDTIKNSLTLGSHVLKNIKPVHKLHSRNTEQAAFVVLKSPSIPSVLVETSFITNPGEEKLLGTTAFRQKIASAIASGIISYFHWFDNQKAHSKRRK; encoded by the coding sequence ATGAGCACTTTTAAACCCTTAAAAATACTTGCTTCGCGCCGCCAGGTGCTGAAAGCAGGACTGGCTGCCATGACCCTTTCCGGGGTTTCATCGCAGGTCATCGCAAAAGAACAACCGCTGACGACGTCCAATGGCCACAGTAAACCGGCGGCGAAAAAGGCGGGCGCAAAACGTATCGTTATGCTCGACCCGGGTCATGGCGGTATTGATACCGGCGCTATCGGTCACAACGGTTCCAAAGAGAAACACGTCGTACTGGCGATTGCTAAAAACGTCCGCAGCATCCTGCGCAGCAACGGCATCGATGCGCGCCTGACGCGTTCCGGCGATACCTTTATCCCGCTGTACGACCGCGTGGAAATTGCCCACCAGCACGGCGCCGATCTCTTTATGTCGATTCACGCCGACGGCTTTACCAATCCCAGCGCCGCTGGCGCGTCGGTATTTGCCCTCTCCAACCGCGGCGCGAGTAGCGCCATGGCGAAATACCTCTCCGACCGCGAAAACCGCGCCGATGAGGTCGCCGGTAAAAAAGCGACGGCGAAGGACCATCTTTTGCAGCAGGTGCTGTTTGACCTGGTGCAGACCGATACCATTAAAAACAGCCTGACGCTGGGCTCGCATGTCCTGAAAAATATTAAGCCGGTGCATAAGCTGCATAGCCGTAACACTGAACAGGCCGCCTTCGTGGTATTGAAGTCGCCGTCAATCCCGTCCGTACTGGTTGAGACCTCATTTATCACCAACCCGGGCGAAGAAAAACTGTTAGGCACCACCGCGTTCCGGCAAAAGATCGCCAGCGCGATCGCTTCCGGCATTATCAGCTACTTCCACTGGTTCGATAACCAGAAGGCCCACTCAAAGAGACGTAAATGA
- a CDS encoding GNAT family acetyltransferase yields the protein MEIRVFRQQDFEEVITLWERCELLRPWNDPEMDIERKVNHDVSLFLVAEVNGEVVGTVMGGYDGHRGSAYYLGVHPEYRGRGIANALLNRLEKKLIARGCPKINIMVRDDNEVVQGMYERLGYEYADVLSLGKRLIEDEEY from the coding sequence ATGGAGATACGCGTTTTTCGCCAGCAAGATTTCGAAGAAGTGATTACGCTGTGGGAGCGCTGCGAGCTTCTGCGCCCGTGGAATGACCCGGAAATGGACATTGAGCGTAAGGTTAACCACGATGTCAGCCTGTTTCTGGTCGCGGAAGTGAATGGCGAGGTGGTTGGCACGGTGATGGGCGGCTATGACGGTCATCGCGGTTCCGCCTACTACCTGGGCGTGCATCCGGAATACCGCGGTCGCGGTATCGCCAATGCGCTGCTGAACCGGCTGGAAAAAAAACTCATTGCTCGCGGCTGCCCGAAAATTAACATCATGGTTCGCGATGATAATGAGGTGGTGCAGGGGATGTATGAACGACTTGGTTACGAATATGCCGATGTCCTGAGTCTGGGTAAACGTTTGATTGAAGATGAAGAATACTGA
- a CDS encoding DUF2919 domain-containing protein encodes MKNTEFIPSDFDAHGRLRLPFLFWCVLLLQARTWVLFIMAGASRQQGDVLLNLFYPDHNNFWLGLLPGIPAVAAFIVSGQRQRFPRLWPLMRWLLVLSQTLLLLWQPLLWLSGESPSMLTIGLLVADLYAFWWLLASRRLKACFQEDRV; translated from the coding sequence ATGAAGAATACTGAGTTTATCCCCTCTGATTTTGATGCCCACGGTCGGCTCAGGCTGCCGTTTCTGTTCTGGTGCGTCCTGCTGCTGCAGGCGCGGACCTGGGTGCTGTTCATTATGGCGGGGGCCTCCCGTCAACAGGGCGATGTGTTACTGAACCTGTTCTATCCCGATCACAATAATTTCTGGCTGGGGTTATTGCCGGGTATTCCGGCGGTAGCGGCGTTTATCGTCAGCGGGCAGCGGCAGCGTTTTCCCCGTCTCTGGCCGCTAATGCGCTGGCTGCTGGTGCTTTCTCAGACGCTGCTGCTGCTCTGGCAACCGCTGCTATGGCTGAGCGGCGAGTCGCCATCGATGCTGACTATCGGCCTGCTGGTCGCCGATCTCTATGCCTTCTGGTGGCTGTTAGCCAGCCGTCGGCTCAAAGCCTGTTTTCAGGAAGATCGGGTTTAA
- a CDS encoding RpoE-regulated lipoprotein yields MKSLRLLLCALPLALTGCSTMSAVNWSAAYPWNWFGSSMEVTEQGVGKLTAATPLNEQAISDALGGSYRLRSGMKAANGNIVRYFEALKDDKVAMTINGDGGTINRIEVRDSEIKTERGVQVGTPFSELYSKAFGHCQKGASDNGTVVECKADGSQHISYAFTGHWNGPEELMPSDDTLKNWKISKIIWRG; encoded by the coding sequence ATGAAATCGCTACGTTTACTTCTCTGCGCGCTACCGCTGGCATTAACCGGCTGCTCCACGATGAGTGCGGTTAACTGGTCAGCAGCCTATCCGTGGAACTGGTTTGGTTCCTCAATGGAAGTGACCGAGCAGGGCGTGGGTAAACTGACGGCGGCAACGCCGCTCAATGAACAGGCCATCAGCGATGCGCTTGGCGGGAGTTATCGCCTGCGCAGCGGCATGAAAGCGGCCAACGGTAATATCGTGCGCTACTTTGAGGCGCTGAAAGATGACAAAGTCGCGATGACCATTAACGGCGACGGGGGAACCATCAACCGTATCGAAGTGCGGGATAGCGAGATTAAAACGGAGCGCGGCGTTCAGGTTGGCACTCCGTTTAGCGAGCTGTACAGCAAAGCCTTTGGCCATTGTCAGAAAGGCGCAAGCGATAATGGCACCGTGGTGGAGTGCAAGGCGGACGGCAGTCAGCATATCAGCTACGCCTTTACCGGCCACTGGAATGGTCCGGAAGAGCTGATGCCTTCCGACGACACGCTGAAAAACTGGAAAATCAGCAAAATTATCTGGCGCGGCTAA
- a CDS encoding Dyp-type peroxidase — MSQVQSGILPEHCRAAIWIEANVKGDVNALREASKVFIDKLATFQTQFPDAQLGAVVAFGNNVWRQLSGGVGAEELKDFPVYGKGLAPSTQYDVLIHILSARHEVNFSVAQAAVAAFGDVIEVQEEVHGFRWIDERDLSGFVDGTENPAGLETRRDVAIIKDGVDAGGSYVFVQRWEHNLRQLNRMSVPDQEMMIGRTKEANEEIDGDDRPATSHLSRVDLKEDGKGLKIVRQSLPYGTASGTHGLYFCAYCARIHNIEQQLLSMFGDTDGKRDAMLRFTKPVTGGYYFAPSLDRIQAL; from the coding sequence ATGTCTCAGGTTCAGAGCGGCATTTTGCCGGAACATTGCCGTGCGGCGATTTGGATTGAAGCCAATGTCAAAGGGGACGTCAACGCCCTGCGCGAAGCCAGCAAAGTCTTTATTGATAAATTAGCGACCTTTCAAACGCAATTTCCGGATGCGCAGCTGGGCGCCGTGGTGGCTTTTGGCAATAACGTCTGGCGCCAGCTGAGCGGCGGTGTCGGTGCCGAAGAGCTTAAAGATTTCCCGGTATACGGCAAGGGTCTGGCGCCATCCACCCAGTACGATGTCCTGATTCATATCCTCTCCGCGCGTCATGAGGTGAATTTCTCCGTTGCCCAGGCTGCCGTGGCGGCCTTTGGCGATGTGATTGAAGTGCAAGAAGAGGTTCACGGTTTCCGCTGGATTGACGAGCGCGACCTGAGCGGTTTCGTCGACGGCACGGAAAACCCGGCCGGTCTTGAGACTCGTCGTGACGTGGCGATTATCAAAGATGGCGTGGATGCCGGCGGCAGCTATGTGTTCGTTCAGCGCTGGGAGCATAACCTCAGGCAGTTGAATCGCATGAGCGTGCCGGATCAGGAAATGATGATTGGCCGCACCAAAGAAGCCAACGAAGAGATTGATGGCGACGACCGCCCGGCAACCTCGCACCTGAGCCGCGTCGACTTAAAAGAAGACGGCAAAGGGCTGAAGATTGTACGTCAGAGCCTGCCTTACGGTACCGCCAGCGGCACACACGGCCTCTATTTCTGCGCTTACTGCGCGCGTATCCACAACATTGAACAGCAGCTGCTGAGCATGTTTGGCGATACCGATGGTAAACGCGACGCCATGCTGCGCTTTACCAAACCGGTGACCGGCGGCTACTACTTCGCTCCGTCGCTGGATCGTATTCAGGCGTTGTAA
- a CDS encoding sulfate ABC transporter substrate-binding protein translates to MAVKSLNKGYLALAASMLLVAQAQATELLNSSYDVSRELFAALNPPFEQQWAKDNGGDKLTIKQSHAGSSKQALAILQGLKADVVTYNQVTDVQILHDKGNLIPADWQSRLPNNSSPFYSTMAFLVRKGNPKNIHEWSDLVRPDVKLIFPNPKTSGNARYTYLAAWGAADKADGGDKAKTEQFMTQFLKNVEVFDTGGRGATTTFVERGLGDVLITFESEVNNIRKQYEDQGFEVVVPKVNILAEFPVAWVDKNVKANGTEKAAKAYLNWLYSPQAQTIITDYYYRVNNPKVMDSLKDKFPQTELFRVEDQFGAWPDVMKTHFASGGELDKLLAAGRK, encoded by the coding sequence ATGGCAGTTAAATCACTGAACAAAGGATATCTGGCACTGGCTGCTTCGATGCTGCTGGTTGCGCAGGCGCAGGCGACTGAGCTGCTGAACAGCTCTTATGATGTCTCCCGTGAGCTGTTTGCTGCCCTTAATCCGCCGTTTGAACAGCAGTGGGCGAAAGATAACGGCGGCGATAAGCTGACTATCAAACAATCTCATGCCGGCTCGTCTAAACAGGCGCTTGCTATATTGCAGGGCTTAAAAGCCGATGTGGTGACCTATAACCAGGTGACAGATGTACAGATCCTGCATGACAAAGGCAATCTGATTCCCGCCGACTGGCAAAGCCGTCTGCCGAACAACAGCTCGCCGTTCTACTCCACCATGGCGTTCCTGGTGCGTAAGGGGAACCCGAAGAATATTCATGAGTGGAGCGATCTGGTGCGCCCGGACGTGAAGCTGATTTTCCCGAATCCGAAAACGTCCGGCAACGCGCGCTATACCTATCTGGCGGCATGGGGAGCCGCAGATAAAGCCGACGGCGGTGATAAAGCGAAAACCGAACAGTTCATGACCCAGTTCCTGAAAAACGTCGAGGTGTTTGATACCGGCGGTCGCGGCGCGACCACCACCTTCGTTGAACGTGGACTCGGCGATGTGCTGATTACCTTTGAATCGGAAGTGAACAATATTCGCAAACAGTATGAGGACCAGGGCTTCGAAGTCGTCGTGCCGAAGGTCAATATTCTGGCGGAGTTCCCGGTTGCCTGGGTGGACAAAAACGTCAAGGCCAACGGGACTGAGAAGGCGGCAAAGGCTTATCTGAACTGGCTCTACAGCCCGCAGGCGCAGACCATCATCACCGACTATTACTATCGCGTGAATAACCCGAAGGTAATGGATTCGCTGAAAGATAAATTCCCGCAGACCGAACTGTTCCGCGTCGAAGACCAGTTTGGCGCCTGGCCAGACGTGATGAAAACCCACTTTGCCAGCGGCGGCGAGCTGGACAAACTGCTGGCGGCGGGGCGTAAGTAA
- the cysT gene encoding sulfate/thiosulfate ABC transporter permease CysT yields the protein MFAAASKRVLPGFTLSLGTSLLFVCLILLLPLSALVMQLAQMTWSQYWDVVTNPQVVAAYKVTLLSAFVASIFNGVFGLLMAWILTRYRFPGRTLLDALMDLPFALPTAVAGLTLASLFSVNGFYGEWLAKFDIKVTYTWLGIAVAMAFTSIPFVVRTVQPVLEELGPEYEEAAETLGATRLQSFRKVVLPELSPALLAGIALSFTRSLGEFGAVIFIAGNIAWKTEVTSLMIFIRLQEFDYPAASAIASVILAASLLLLFSINTLQSRFGRRVVGH from the coding sequence ATGTTTGCTGCTGCATCTAAGCGCGTGCTGCCGGGGTTTACCCTGAGCCTCGGCACCAGCCTGCTGTTTGTCTGTCTGATTTTACTGCTCCCCCTGAGTGCGCTGGTGATGCAACTGGCGCAGATGACCTGGAGTCAATACTGGGATGTCGTCACCAACCCGCAGGTGGTGGCGGCCTATAAAGTGACCCTGCTGTCGGCGTTTGTCGCCTCAATTTTTAATGGCGTATTTGGCCTGCTGATGGCGTGGATTCTGACGCGCTATCGTTTTCCGGGCCGTACGCTGCTTGATGCGCTGATGGATCTGCCGTTTGCCCTGCCGACGGCGGTTGCCGGTCTGACTCTGGCTTCCCTGTTTTCGGTTAACGGTTTTTACGGCGAGTGGCTGGCGAAGTTTGATATCAAGGTGACCTATACCTGGCTCGGTATCGCGGTCGCCATGGCCTTTACCAGCATCCCCTTCGTGGTACGTACCGTACAGCCGGTACTCGAAGAGCTGGGGCCGGAATATGAAGAAGCGGCGGAAACCCTGGGCGCCACCCGCCTGCAGAGTTTCCGCAAAGTGGTGCTGCCTGAGCTCTCTCCGGCGCTGTTGGCCGGGATTGCGCTATCGTTTACCCGCAGCCTGGGCGAATTCGGCGCGGTGATTTTTATCGCCGGCAACATCGCATGGAAAACCGAAGTCACCTCGCTGATGATTTTTATTCGTTTGCAGGAGTTTGATTACCCGGCGGCGAGCGCGATTGCATCGGTGATCCTGGCGGCTTCGCTGCTGCTGCTGTTTTCCATCAACACCCTGCAAAGTCGCTTCGGTCGACGTGTGGTAGGTCACTAA